In a genomic window of Flavobacterium sp. KACC 22761:
- a CDS encoding IS3 family transposase encodes MAKKASSLNSSQEKSKAINELRHKFGLELLLNLANMARSSFYYHQKQSKSPDKYKEAKELIKVIYQKHKGRYGYRRITDELQNRGLIINHKTVLRLMNLLGLKSIIRVKKYKSYRGENGKIAPNILERNFKAQAPNQKWATDITEFNVAGNKLYLSPIIDLFNGEIISYELTERPVFNQVVMMLKKAFRKIPNNTNLILHSDQGWQYQMKHYQHLLEQKGIKQSMSRKGNCLDNAIIENFFGILKSEMFYTQKFKSIEQLKKEINRYIIYYNNQRIKSNLNKMSPIKYRAHHYQT; translated from the coding sequence ATTGCTAAAAAAGCTTCAAGCCTTAATTCAAGCCAGGAAAAATCCAAAGCCATAAACGAATTAAGGCATAAATTTGGTTTGGAATTACTTCTCAACCTAGCAAATATGGCACGCAGCAGTTTTTATTATCATCAAAAACAAAGCAAGTCACCTGATAAATACAAAGAAGCCAAAGAGCTGATTAAAGTCATTTATCAAAAGCATAAAGGGCGTTATGGCTATAGAAGGATAACCGATGAACTGCAAAACAGGGGATTGATTATCAATCATAAAACAGTTCTCAGGTTAATGAATCTATTGGGGCTGAAGAGTATTATTAGAGTAAAAAAGTATAAATCTTATAGAGGTGAAAATGGCAAAATAGCCCCAAATATACTAGAGAGAAATTTTAAAGCACAAGCCCCAAATCAAAAATGGGCAACTGATATAACAGAGTTCAATGTAGCTGGAAACAAGTTGTATTTGTCACCGATAATCGACTTGTTTAACGGGGAAATAATCAGCTATGAACTCACAGAGAGGCCAGTGTTCAATCAAGTAGTTATGATGCTGAAAAAAGCCTTTAGGAAAATACCAAACAATACAAATTTGATACTTCATTCTGACCAAGGCTGGCAATACCAAATGAAACATTACCAACATCTATTAGAACAAAAAGGAATCAAACAAAGCATGTCAAGAAAAGGAAACTGCTTGGATAATGCAATTATTGAAAACTTCTTTGGAATATTAAAATCCGAAATGTTTTATACCCAAAAATTCAAATCAATAGAACAATTAAAAAAAGAAATCAATAGATATATAATCTATTATAATAACCAAAGAATTAAATCAAATTTAAACAAAATGAGCCCGATAAAATATCGAGCTCATCATTATCAAACTTAA
- a CDS encoding helix-turn-helix domain-containing protein — MERKAKYDYAFRLECVELVLKKKYSAGYVSKLKQTARWNIRKWVSFYKTYGEIGLLPRINQSYSAEFKLKVLKRIEKESLSLMQAGIRFNIPNVSMILKWKKDFANFGLTGLKPKQRGRPISMSDNKGKNRKSDRPLTREQELLKENERLRCENELLKKLQALIQARKNPKP; from the coding sequence ATGGAAAGAAAAGCAAAGTATGACTATGCATTTAGATTAGAATGTGTAGAATTGGTTTTAAAGAAAAAATATTCAGCTGGATATGTTTCAAAATTGAAGCAGACTGCAAGATGGAATATTCGTAAGTGGGTCAGTTTTTATAAGACATATGGTGAAATTGGTTTATTGCCACGAATCAACCAAAGCTATTCAGCCGAATTTAAGCTGAAAGTACTCAAACGCATAGAAAAGGAATCTCTTTCCCTGATGCAGGCTGGCATAAGATTCAATATTCCCAATGTTTCCATGATTTTAAAATGGAAAAAAGATTTTGCTAACTTTGGACTGACAGGATTAAAACCAAAACAAAGAGGCAGACCCATATCGATGAGTGATAATAAAGGCAAAAACCGCAAATCAGACAGGCCCTTGACAAGAGAGCAAGAACTGCTAAAAGAGAACGAAAGACTTCGTTGTGAGAATGAATTGCTAAAAAAGCTTCAAGCCTTAATTCAAGCCAGGAAAAATCCAAAGCCATAA
- a CDS encoding M1 family metallopeptidase yields the protein MRTKSMQFLLIALAFFAQNAFAQELYMPRNIKEAYAKGTRSMDGKPGKNYWQNHGNYNMEITVDAKTKIVSGTETIVYENNSNDTLRNLKIRFVNNLHKPTSPRGGSVSEDFLSNGLTITSLKIEGEAYKEDARSWGTVGSVKMKKALVPHSKITINIDWNYPLSKESGREGQIDETTFFAAYSYPRVSVFDDYNNWDMLPHTDRQEFYNDFNDYTYSVKAPKNYVVYATGDLLNPDEVLQPEFSARLKKSYVTDEVMHIASEQEMKNGLVTKQNDWNVWKFEVKHISDVCFGLSDHYLWDASSVVVDKKTNRRASVQAAYDVKGTDFVNSIKNNQYALDFFSNNWPGVPYPFSKMTAFQGFADMEYPMMCNDSQMGDPVFAQLVQDHEVAHTYFPFYMGINETRYAFMDEGWATTFEYLIGISEHGKEAADKFYKSFRVQQYITDLSTEEDQPIISMSSQLSGPGYGNNSYGKPSLSYLALKDMLGDDLFKKALHAYMDNWNGKHPIPWDYFNSFNTATGKNLNWFFNNWFFTNNYIDLSIKNVEKNKIAIENTGGFAVPFDLKVVYEDNSTEVIHQTPAIWETNQKLATITLKNKKQIKQITIDGGIFMDATPKNNTWSAQ from the coding sequence ATGAGAACAAAATCAATGCAGTTTTTGTTAATTGCTTTGGCATTTTTTGCACAAAATGCCTTTGCGCAAGAACTTTATATGCCTAGAAACATAAAAGAAGCTTATGCAAAAGGAACCCGCTCTATGGACGGAAAGCCAGGAAAAAATTATTGGCAGAATCACGGTAATTACAACATGGAAATTACGGTAGATGCCAAAACAAAAATCGTTAGTGGTACTGAAACTATTGTTTATGAAAATAATAGTAATGATACTCTAAGAAATCTTAAAATTAGATTTGTCAATAATCTTCATAAGCCTACTTCTCCACGCGGAGGAAGTGTAAGTGAAGATTTTTTAAGTAACGGACTTACGATTACGTCTCTGAAAATTGAAGGAGAAGCTTATAAAGAAGATGCAAGAAGCTGGGGAACTGTTGGGAGTGTTAAAATGAAAAAAGCACTTGTGCCACATTCTAAAATTACCATTAATATTGATTGGAATTATCCATTATCTAAAGAAAGCGGGAGAGAAGGTCAAATTGACGAAACTACTTTTTTTGCAGCCTACAGTTATCCAAGAGTTTCTGTTTTTGATGATTATAACAATTGGGATATGCTTCCTCACACCGATCGCCAAGAATTTTACAATGATTTTAATGATTATACCTATTCTGTAAAAGCGCCGAAAAATTATGTGGTTTACGCAACTGGAGATTTGCTGAATCCAGATGAGGTTTTGCAACCTGAATTTTCGGCACGTTTAAAAAAATCTTACGTAACCGATGAGGTGATGCATATTGCAAGTGAGCAAGAAATGAAAAACGGCTTGGTAACAAAACAAAACGATTGGAACGTTTGGAAATTTGAAGTAAAACATATTTCAGATGTTTGTTTTGGATTAAGTGACCATTATTTGTGGGATGCAAGCAGTGTTGTTGTGGACAAAAAAACAAATCGACGTGCAAGTGTTCAAGCGGCGTACGATGTAAAGGGAACAGATTTTGTGAATTCGATTAAAAATAATCAATATGCATTAGATTTCTTTTCAAATAATTGGCCTGGAGTTCCGTATCCGTTTTCAAAAATGACGGCTTTTCAAGGTTTTGCTGACATGGAATATCCAATGATGTGCAACGATTCGCAAATGGGAGATCCAGTTTTTGCACAGTTGGTTCAGGATCACGAAGTGGCGCATACTTATTTTCCGTTTTACATGGGAATCAATGAAACACGTTATGCTTTTATGGATGAAGGTTGGGCAACTACTTTTGAATATTTAATTGGAATTTCAGAACATGGCAAAGAAGCAGCTGATAAGTTTTACAAAAGCTTTAGAGTACAGCAATATATCACTGATTTATCTACAGAAGAGGATCAACCTATTATTTCAATGTCATCTCAACTTTCAGGACCGGGTTATGGAAATAATTCATATGGAAAACCTTCTCTTTCGTATTTGGCTTTAAAAGATATGTTAGGCGACGATTTATTCAAAAAAGCTTTGCATGCTTATATGGACAATTGGAATGGTAAACACCCAATTCCATGGGATTATTTCAATTCGTTCAACACAGCAACTGGAAAAAATCTGAATTGGTTCTTCAACAATTGGTTTTTCACTAATAACTACATTGACCTTTCGATTAAAAATGTAGAAAAGAATAAAATTGCAATTGAAAATACTGGAGGATTTGCGGTTCCTTTTGATTTAAAAGTTGTGTATGAAGATAATTCAACTGAAGTAATTCATCAAACGCCTGCAATTTGGGAAACGAACCAAAAATTGGCAACAATTACTCTGAAAAATAAGAAGCAAATTAAACAAATTACAATAGATGGTGGTATTTTTATGGATGCAACTCCTAAGAATAATACTTGGTCAGCTCAGTAA
- a CDS encoding NADP-dependent glyceraldehyde-3-phosphate dehydrogenase: MSLIPEEYQIKELINQDTYLVNGELKKWTGQTTPVFSTISSTEKYAPTLLGSIPFMAEKEAAEVVEAANAAYDKGQGLWPTMKVADRIKCMENFVKQMKETREEVVKLLMWEIGKNLGDSQKEFDRTVEYIYDTIASYKELNGRSAHFEKVQGVNAMIRRGPLGVVLCLGPYNYPLNETFSLLIPALIMGNAVIFKPAKHGVLCISPLLEAFRSSFPKGVINIVYGRGREVASPIMKSGKIDVLALIGNSKSAIALQDQHPNKNRLRLILGLEAKNPAIILPDADLDLAIQECIAGTLSFNGQRCTALKVLYVHESIREEFNKRFAEKVDSLGFGNPWEKGASLTPLPETDKPAYIQGLIDDAKHKGAHIINEKGGKHTENFIFPAVLYPVNKEMRVYHEEQFGPVVPIISFKDINEPLEDMAESNYGQQVSLFGKDIKTLAPLIDALVNLVCRVNLNSSCQRGPDAFPFTGRKDSAVGTLSIPDALRSFSIRTFVASKDIGYNNEILQELLNSKESNFINTDYIL, translated from the coding sequence ATGAGTTTAATACCCGAAGAATATCAGATTAAAGAGCTGATAAACCAAGATACTTATCTTGTAAATGGAGAACTGAAAAAATGGACAGGACAAACTACACCTGTGTTTTCAACTATTTCCTCTACAGAAAAATATGCGCCAACCTTATTAGGATCGATTCCGTTTATGGCAGAAAAAGAAGCTGCCGAAGTTGTTGAAGCTGCAAATGCGGCTTATGATAAAGGACAAGGTTTATGGCCAACAATGAAAGTGGCTGACCGTATCAAATGCATGGAGAATTTCGTTAAGCAAATGAAAGAAACTCGTGAGGAAGTGGTTAAACTTTTGATGTGGGAAATTGGAAAAAACCTTGGCGATTCGCAAAAAGAATTTGACAGAACGGTTGAATATATCTATGATACAATTGCCAGTTATAAAGAATTAAACGGACGCAGCGCACATTTTGAGAAAGTGCAGGGCGTAAACGCTATGATCCGCCGTGGACCACTAGGAGTTGTTTTATGTCTTGGTCCATACAACTATCCGTTAAACGAAACTTTCTCTTTATTGATTCCGGCCTTGATTATGGGGAATGCCGTAATCTTTAAACCTGCAAAACATGGCGTTTTATGTATTTCGCCATTGTTGGAAGCTTTCAGAAGCAGTTTCCCAAAAGGTGTTATCAATATCGTTTACGGACGCGGAAGAGAAGTTGCTTCGCCAATTATGAAATCTGGAAAAATTGATGTTTTGGCATTAATTGGAAACAGCAAATCGGCGATTGCTTTGCAGGATCAGCATCCAAACAAAAACAGACTTCGTTTGATTTTAGGTTTAGAAGCTAAAAATCCAGCGATTATTCTGCCGGATGCCGATTTAGATTTGGCTATTCAGGAATGTATTGCAGGAACTTTATCTTTTAACGGTCAGCGTTGTACAGCTTTAAAAGTTCTATATGTTCATGAATCAATCAGAGAAGAATTCAACAAACGTTTCGCTGAAAAAGTTGATAGTTTAGGATTTGGAAATCCTTGGGAAAAAGGGGCTTCATTAACACCACTTCCAGAGACTGACAAACCAGCTTATATTCAGGGATTAATTGATGATGCAAAACACAAAGGTGCACATATCATAAATGAAAAGGGAGGAAAACATACAGAAAACTTTATTTTCCCAGCCGTTTTATATCCAGTAAATAAAGAAATGAGAGTGTATCACGAAGAACAATTTGGTCCAGTGGTTCCAATTATTTCTTTCAAAGATATCAATGAACCTCTTGAAGATATGGCCGAATCAAATTATGGCCAGCAAGTGAGTTTGTTTGGAAAAGATATTAAAACTTTGGCACCGCTTATTGATGCTTTGGTAAATTTAGTTTGTAGAGTAAACTTAAACAGTTCTTGCCAAAGAGGACCAGATGCGTTCCCATTTACTGGACGTAAAGACTCTGCTGTAGGAACATTAAGTATTCCAGATGCTTTGCGTTCTTTTTCAATTCGTACGTTCGTAGCCTCAAAAGATATCGGTTACAACAATGAAATTTTGCAGGAATTGCTAAACAGCAAAGAATCAAATTTCATTAATACCGATTATATTTTGTAG
- a CDS encoding rhodanese-like domain-containing protein, with product MNLSQEDWVAQLNADENAVILDVRTEDEFNDGYIENALNIDINKGQAFIYEIEELDKNKNYYVYCRSGARSAKACQIMNELGIENAYNLLGGILDWEGDTVQP from the coding sequence ATGAATTTATCACAAGAAGATTGGGTTGCTCAGTTAAATGCTGACGAAAATGCAGTTATACTTGATGTAAGAACTGAAGACGAATTTAATGATGGCTATATTGAGAATGCTTTAAACATTGACATCAATAAAGGTCAGGCTTTTATTTATGAAATTGAAGAATTAGATAAAAACAAAAATTATTATGTGTATTGCCGTTCTGGTGCCAGAAGCGCCAAAGCATGTCAGATAATGAATGAGCTAGGGATTGAGAATGCCTACAATCTGCTAGGTGGTATACTGGACTGGGAAGGAGATACCGTACAACCATAA
- a CDS encoding Crp/Fnr family transcriptional regulator: MQNSLKNIFPNFSNELIATIEENGSQQNFGAGTILMRTGQYIKNTVLILKGKIKIYREGEDGGEFLMYYLQPGQACAISMICTAKSEKSQIMAKVVEDVTVMMIPLQLMDKWMMEHRSWYEFVIETYRSRFEEVLEVVDNIAFRSMDERLEFYLKRHSDACGCSEVKLSHQEIATELNTSREVVSRLLKKMEQRGLVKLNRNQIELLK; this comes from the coding sequence ATGCAAAACTCCTTAAAAAATATTTTTCCTAATTTTTCAAACGAACTCATTGCTACGATTGAAGAAAACGGAAGCCAGCAAAATTTTGGGGCGGGAACGATTTTAATGCGTACGGGACAATACATCAAAAACACGGTTTTGATCCTAAAAGGAAAAATCAAAATTTATCGCGAAGGCGAAGATGGTGGCGAGTTTTTAATGTATTATTTACAACCCGGACAAGCCTGCGCCATTTCGATGATTTGCACTGCCAAAAGTGAAAAAAGCCAAATCATGGCCAAAGTTGTCGAAGATGTTACCGTGATGATGATTCCGTTGCAATTGATGGACAAATGGATGATGGAACACCGTTCTTGGTACGAATTTGTTATTGAAACCTACAGAAGCCGTTTTGAAGAAGTCCTGGAAGTGGTTGATAATATTGCTTTCCGATCTATGGATGAACGTTTGGAATTTTATTTAAAAAGACATTCTGATGCTTGTGGCTGTTCTGAAGTCAAACTTTCGCATCAAGAAATCGCAACCGAATTAAATACTTCTAGAGAAGTTGTTTCAAGATTACTCAAAAAAATGGAACAACGTGGTTTGGTAAAACTCAACCGGAACCAGATTGAGTTATTGAAGTGA
- a CDS encoding sulfite exporter TauE/SafE family protein, producing the protein MEYLGYFASIIIGISLGLIGGGGSILTIPILVYLFKVNPEQATSYSLFIVGLTALSGSYSHYKMGNLKLKSALYFAIPSVISILIIREVIFPKIASTLFSIASYSVSKDFLIMIVFSILMITAAISMIRKPQPELQSSETNYIQLSIIGFIVGIITGFLGAGGGFLIIPALLFFAKLPMKQAVGTSLLIITINSSIGFAGDLYIGTPINYPFLFGVSTMALLGMLIGSQLSKKIDGAKLKPLFGWFVLVMGFYIITKEVLF; encoded by the coding sequence ATGGAATATTTAGGCTATTTTGCTTCAATCATAATCGGGATTTCGCTGGGACTAATTGGCGGTGGCGGTTCTATTTTGACCATTCCTATTTTAGTGTATTTATTTAAAGTAAATCCGGAGCAAGCTACATCTTATTCCTTATTTATTGTTGGATTAACCGCGCTTTCCGGAAGCTACAGCCATTACAAAATGGGAAATTTGAAATTAAAATCGGCGTTGTATTTTGCGATTCCTTCTGTGATTTCGATTTTGATTATACGTGAAGTTATCTTTCCGAAAATTGCTTCAACTTTATTTTCAATTGCTTCGTATTCTGTTTCAAAAGATTTTCTGATCATGATTGTTTTTTCAATCCTAATGATCACGGCGGCAATTTCAATGATTCGAAAACCTCAACCCGAATTACAAAGTTCCGAAACTAATTACATTCAATTAAGCATAATTGGTTTCATTGTCGGAATCATAACAGGTTTTCTTGGCGCTGGTGGGGGATTTTTGATTATTCCAGCTTTATTGTTTTTTGCCAAATTGCCAATGAAACAAGCCGTTGGAACTTCTCTTCTAATTATAACAATTAATTCTTCAATAGGCTTTGCGGGAGATTTATACATTGGAACACCAATAAATTACCCATTTTTATTTGGAGTTTCTACAATGGCACTTCTCGGAATGTTGATTGGAAGCCAACTTTCTAAAAAAATCGACGGAGCAAAACTAAAACCGCTCTTTGGATGGTTTGTGCTCGTAATGGGATTTTATATTATTACGAAAGAGGTTTTGTTCTAA
- the cydB gene encoding cytochrome d ubiquinol oxidase subunit II, producing MEFFWYVVLMGILAVYLVLDGYDFGAGIIHLFFAETEKDKKAITNSIGPFWDANEVWLIAAGGVLFFAFPTLYASSFSGFYLPLIMILWLLIFRAIGLEMRGQVHNHMWEAIWDKAFGIASLLLALFFGIALGNIVRGVNLGMVQNGVSTQEPHFFFLPLWNPTFSPQANELGIIDWFTLFLGIVSVVALTIHGANWIIYKTNSSLNPKLKNVVFKLNFVLLVLVFISLGIWHFIEPKPFHNFIENPILWFFPLMTFAGIAGLFKVRSFKKDGYGFLFSTLFLVGGFASTAVSIFPNVLPSTNKVNPSLTIYNTAAHEYGLNAGLSWFFIALFLVIVYFIIQYRVFSGKMDDIGYGEH from the coding sequence ATGGAATTTTTTTGGTACGTAGTTTTAATGGGAATTCTAGCTGTTTATTTGGTTTTAGACGGTTATGATTTTGGCGCAGGAATTATTCATTTATTTTTTGCCGAGACAGAAAAAGATAAAAAAGCAATTACCAATTCAATTGGGCCGTTTTGGGATGCGAATGAAGTTTGGTTAATTGCGGCGGGAGGTGTTTTGTTTTTTGCGTTTCCAACTTTATATGCGTCTTCTTTCAGCGGATTTTATCTGCCTTTGATTATGATTTTATGGCTTTTGATTTTTCGCGCCATCGGATTGGAAATGCGCGGTCAAGTTCACAATCATATGTGGGAAGCGATTTGGGATAAAGCTTTCGGAATTGCGAGTTTGCTTTTGGCGCTTTTCTTCGGAATTGCTTTAGGAAATATTGTTCGTGGTGTCAATCTCGGAATGGTTCAAAATGGCGTTTCGACACAAGAGCCGCATTTTTTCTTTCTGCCTTTGTGGAATCCAACTTTTAGTCCGCAAGCAAATGAATTGGGAATTATAGATTGGTTTACGCTTTTTCTGGGAATTGTAAGTGTTGTCGCGTTGACGATTCACGGTGCGAACTGGATTATTTATAAAACCAATTCGTCTTTAAACCCGAAACTTAAAAATGTAGTTTTTAAACTGAACTTTGTTTTGCTTGTTTTGGTTTTTATTTCATTGGGAATTTGGCATTTTATTGAGCCAAAGCCGTTTCATAATTTTATTGAAAATCCAATTTTGTGGTTTTTTCCTTTAATGACTTTCGCTGGAATTGCTGGATTATTTAAAGTTCGTTCTTTTAAAAAAGACGGTTACGGATTCTTGTTTTCGACTTTGTTTTTAGTCGGTGGATTTGCCTCGACAGCAGTTTCGATTTTCCCGAATGTTTTGCCTTCGACAAATAAAGTAAATCCGTCATTAACAATTTATAATACAGCAGCGCATGAATATGGATTGAATGCTGGTTTGAGTTGGTTTTTTATTGCTTTGTTTTTGGTGATTGTTTATTTTATTATTCAATATCGTGTTTTTAGCGGTAAGATGGATGATATTGGGTATGGGGAACATTGA